A stretch of the Bacteroidota bacterium genome encodes the following:
- a CDS encoding DUF4868 domain-containing protein, giving the protein MEERELVRTFIEKDGHSMDFYFIYKDGNKITQYKVDCSTELRTEIIDGYLNELKRHFSIDSSYKLYSVYDDNERAGAVIYHDDIDTNVVAQNIFLFNKGSVEAYKKEGGDFSAIYGYLINLSDGEFEISLFKKSMPTQALKKSRFYNLVAGTDDKFNIINSDILVFPRSYDVISINKRLIIINYSIYEKYFGFKEVLKRRAMVSFAQLAKISGFFFTQNAILKFPSLSSTMQKKLVNCLVNNPILNKENYDGIKTQARRYLKQEFAINAESKIVINSKKELQNLIIILNRDINYNAPAKEVYLTRNKKLLKRYKSKK; this is encoded by the coding sequence ATGGAGGAAAGAGAATTAGTTAGAACATTCATTGAAAAGGATGGACATAGCATGGACTTTTATTTTATTTATAAAGATGGAAATAAAATTACACAATACAAAGTTGACTGCTCTACTGAGTTAAGAACTGAAATAATTGATGGATATCTGAATGAATTAAAAAGGCACTTTTCTATTGATAGCTCTTACAAGCTATATAGTGTTTATGATGATAATGAAAGGGCTGGAGCGGTTATTTATCATGACGATATTGATACTAATGTTGTTGCACAAAACATTTTCTTATTCAACAAAGGAAGCGTTGAAGCATATAAAAAAGAAGGTGGCGATTTTAGTGCGATATATGGCTATCTGATAAATTTATCTGATGGAGAATTTGAAATTAGCTTGTTTAAGAAAAGTATGCCAACACAAGCTTTAAAAAAGAGTCGATTTTATAATTTAGTTGCTGGAACTGACGACAAATTTAATATTATTAATTCCGACATATTAGTTTTCCCAAGGAGCTATGATGTTATTTCTATAAATAAAAGATTGATTATAATTAATTACAGCATTTATGAAAAATATTTTGGATTCAAGGAAGTGCTAAAACGAAGGGCAATGGTAAGTTTTGCTCAACTTGCAAAAATTAGTGGCTTTTTCTTCACGCAAAATGCAATACTAAAATTCCCTTCCCTTTCCTCAACTATGCAGAAGAAGTTGGTGAATTGTTTAGTTAACAACCCAATTTTGAACAAAGAAAATTATGACGGAATCAAAACTCAAGCTAGAAGGTATTTAAAACAAGAGTTTGCTATTAATGCAGAAAGCAAAATCGTTATTAATTCTAAAAAGGAACTTCAAAATTTAATCATTATATTAAACAGAGATATTAATTATAATGCCCCAGCGAAAGAAGTGTATCTTACAAGAAACAAAAAATTACTAAAGAGATATAAATCAAAAAAATAA
- a CDS encoding recombinase family protein, with the protein MRTVIYARISTSTKGQSNDNQLEVLREYCKRMNIEVVGEYTDEVSGGTSDRPAFKKLFQDASKRKFDLVLFWSLDRWTREGTRATIKYFEQLESYGVAFKSYTELYIDSCGIFKDVVISLLSTLAKQEKIRISERVRAGLARSTKKGGRPQLQNDMIEKIKSLKKQGLSNRTIGKDLKISHSTVAIYV; encoded by the coding sequence ATGAGAACAGTAATTTATGCTAGGATATCAACTTCAACTAAAGGTCAATCCAACGACAACCAATTGGAGGTACTAAGAGAATATTGTAAACGGATGAACATTGAGGTCGTTGGTGAATACACCGATGAAGTGTCTGGTGGGACAAGTGATCGCCCAGCGTTTAAAAAATTATTTCAAGATGCTTCCAAAAGAAAATTTGATTTGGTTCTTTTTTGGAGTCTAGACCGCTGGACTAGAGAGGGTACTAGAGCCACTATCAAATATTTTGAACAATTAGAATCTTATGGAGTAGCCTTTAAAAGCTATACCGAACTTTATATTGACAGTTGTGGTATCTTCAAAGATGTAGTCATATCGCTACTTTCCACGCTTGCCAAACAGGAAAAAATAAGAATATCAGAAAGGGTAAGAGCTGGTTTAGCTCGTAGCACTAAAAAAGGAGGTCGTCCCCAGCTTCAAAATGATATGATTGAGAAAATAAAGTCACTAAAAAAACAAGGACTTTCAAATCGTACCATTGGAAAAGATTTAAAGATTTCACATTCAACGGTTGCGATTTATGTTTGA
- a CDS encoding helix-turn-helix domain-containing protein translates to MISYGHLPIITVQTVATMLGVPRESASKWLKQNDIPIHKISKKGNVFQIDVAVAIDKIHARDLKIKYPSTWEERYQIEANDPKVCQLVIQELKGETWTRPSTIVKPINESDNKILKRLL, encoded by the coding sequence ATGATTTCATACGGTCATTTACCAATTATTACAGTTCAAACTGTTGCAACTATGTTAGGTGTCCCTAGGGAATCAGCGTCTAAATGGCTAAAGCAGAATGATATTCCAATCCATAAAATAAGCAAAAAAGGTAATGTCTTTCAAATTGATGTGGCTGTTGCGATTGATAAAATTCATGCAAGAGACTTAAAAATAAAATATCCAAGCACTTGGGAAGAGCGTTATCAGATAGAAGCAAATGACCCCAAAGTATGTCAATTGGTAATTCAAGAATTAAAAGGCGAAACTTGGACAAGACCTTCTACCATTGTAAAACCAATCAATGAATCGGATAACAAAATATTAAAAAGATTACTATGA
- a CDS encoding tyrosine-type recombinase/integrase: MMNKLRMPKNPHTGLKIFCNTCKKDNSNCSHYDMHQYRVRIHVPNTKHKVKIKTLETRDYDEAVKQAIDFKKELIVNGFEHFKPTVEGNDYSLLDAIIKYNQYLGGNHPLEQKKKIVTKEHQAECIRFCSLFAEVVKGRADISRLRIVDITKHDVSDFYKWAKEHYSPKTFNKCLVSLKAFFKFLIDDEEVKMKNPFESYVSRKSAPKDILILTKAEFELILNGLNTANPIKQLGGRGERKNMFRPYLEAGFKLMLFTGGRREEVVELRWSDIFITIKGAKCFRIRNRKVERGQNVQGIYKYIPINADLLYLLEDLGYSDKANSNDYIFYPERAEKTKTIMDFLSKSFSHYKEAVGIEKTISMKNLRKTYISWVHDVMGEKTGLLTSHSSYKVLTSHYLDPSLITAIDRGAQEIRIFGT, encoded by the coding sequence ATGATGAACAAATTAAGAATGCCAAAAAATCCTCACACGGGTTTAAAAATATTTTGCAATACGTGCAAAAAAGACAATTCAAATTGTAGCCACTACGATATGCACCAATATCGAGTAAGGATACACGTACCTAATACAAAACATAAGGTAAAAATTAAAACCTTAGAAACTAGAGATTATGATGAAGCGGTAAAACAAGCAATTGATTTTAAAAAGGAATTAATTGTTAATGGATTTGAGCATTTCAAGCCAACGGTTGAAGGAAACGATTATTCATTATTGGATGCAATAATTAAATATAACCAATACTTAGGCGGAAATCACCCTTTGGAACAAAAGAAGAAAATTGTAACGAAAGAACATCAAGCAGAATGTATTAGATTTTGTTCTTTATTTGCAGAGGTGGTTAAGGGAAGAGCTGATATTTCAAGATTAAGAATTGTTGACATAACTAAGCATGATGTTTCGGACTTTTACAAATGGGCTAAAGAGCATTATAGCCCTAAAACATTTAACAAATGCCTCGTTTCGTTAAAAGCATTCTTTAAATTTTTGATTGATGATGAGGAAGTAAAGATGAAAAACCCTTTTGAATCCTATGTTTCTAGAAAATCTGCACCAAAGGATATTTTAATTTTGACAAAAGCAGAGTTTGAATTGATACTTAACGGGCTAAACACGGCTAATCCGATTAAACAACTAGGTGGTCGAGGAGAGAGAAAAAATATGTTCAGACCCTATTTGGAAGCTGGTTTTAAGCTAATGCTGTTTACTGGTGGTAGGCGTGAAGAAGTTGTAGAATTGAGATGGAGTGACATTTTTATTACTATTAAAGGGGCAAAATGCTTTAGAATTAGGAATAGAAAGGTTGAGAGGGGGCAAAATGTTCAAGGTATCTATAAATACATACCCATAAACGCTGATTTGCTCTATCTATTAGAGGATTTAGGATATTCCGATAAGGCAAATTCCAACGACTATATTTTTTACCCAGAAAGAGCTGAGAAGACGAAAACCATTATGGATTTCCTTTCTAAGAGCTTTTCTCACTATAAAGAAGCTGTTGGGATAGAAAAAACTATAAGCATGAAGAATCTTAGAAAAACCTATATTTCTTGGGTACATGATGTTATGGGTGAAAAAACAGGTCTATTAACCTCACATTCAAGCTATAAGGTGCTTACCAGCCATTATCTTGACCCAAGCTTAATAACAGCAATAGATAGAGGGGCACAGGAAATTAGGATATTCGGAACTTAA
- a CDS encoding protein kinase family protein yields MSFNLVETKLYINDEEFTSHEIIEVVGKGVNGIVYRGRNINLDREEAIKIWNAFNPTDKRDKVRQGLNEALKLAKVNGKFSVQIYSANIHQSHVVATMEYINGVTLKKFLKDNSPTNIIYILYQYLEAIQETSHGETFHGDAHWENVLIYENKEDKYETYFEIKLCDFGTSFFSGKSYSHNRHWKIVGETILNSTKELKNYNTCVNQLNEWLNSQKDIQQEMMSGGKQYFPSLFIAPYRDFLELIAFENNVSLH; encoded by the coding sequence ATGTCGTTTAATCTAGTAGAAACAAAACTATACATAAATGATGAAGAGTTCACTTCTCATGAAATTATTGAGGTTGTGGGTAAAGGAGTGAATGGCATCGTTTATAGAGGAAGAAATATTAATCTTGACAGAGAAGAGGCTATCAAGATTTGGAATGCATTTAATCCTACTGATAAAAGAGATAAAGTTCGTCAAGGTCTAAATGAGGCTTTAAAACTTGCTAAAGTCAATGGTAAATTTTCTGTTCAAATATATTCTGCCAATATTCATCAAAGTCATGTTGTTGCCACTATGGAATATATTAATGGTGTTACTTTAAAAAAGTTTTTGAAAGATAACTCACCAACAAATATCATTTATATCCTTTATCAATATTTAGAAGCAATACAAGAAACCTCACATGGCGAAACCTTTCATGGTGATGCACATTGGGAAAATGTATTAATTTATGAAAATAAAGAAGATAAATATGAAACGTATTTCGAAATAAAACTGTGTGATTTTGGAACTTCTTTCTTTAGTGGTAAAAGCTACTCTCATAATAGACATTGGAAAATTGTTGGCGAAACAATTTTAAATTCAACTAAAGAACTGAAAAACTACAACACTTGTGTTAATCAATTAAATGAATGGCTTAATTCTCAAAAAGATATTCAACAAGAAATGATGTCTGGAGGGAAGCAATATTTCCCTTCTCTATTCATTGCACCATATAGGGATTTTCTAGAATTAATTGCTTTTGAAAATAATGTATCATTACATTAA
- a CDS encoding SRPBCC domain-containing protein, producing the protein MPKKEPKGKFELEYVIRTSAGILYEFITTPSGLSEWFADDVNIRDGIFTFFWDGSEQKAKLIGFKEEKFIRLSWIDKPDGMYFEFRIEKDELTGDVSLIIIDFADEAADMQTSKLLWDSQVNKLLGVLGSN; encoded by the coding sequence ATTCCTAAAAAAGAACCTAAAGGGAAATTCGAGTTGGAGTACGTTATCCGTACTTCTGCCGGTATTTTATATGAATTTATTACCACACCTAGTGGTTTGTCGGAATGGTTTGCAGACGATGTAAACATTCGTGATGGTATCTTTACCTTTTTCTGGGACGGCAGTGAGCAAAAAGCAAAATTGATTGGTTTCAAAGAGGAAAAATTTATTCGATTGAGCTGGATCGACAAACCGGATGGTATGTATTTCGAATTCCGAATCGAAAAAGATGAATTGACAGGTGATGTATCGCTAATCATTATTGATTTTGCTGATGAAGCTGCCGATATGCAAACGTCCAAATTACTTTGGGACAGTCAAGTGAATAAGTTGTTGGGCGTTTTAGGCTCTAATTAA
- a CDS encoding phosphatase PAP2 family protein has translation MYNSFPSGHTTCAFALYCSFALIVENRLYKMLFLVLGLLTGYSRIYLSQHFFEDVYAGSIIGVTCSIIVYYFVQRKKHPWMDRSITNFFKNER, from the coding sequence TTGTACAACAGCTTTCCATCCGGACATACCACCTGTGCCTTTGCATTGTATTGCTCCTTTGCTTTGATTGTTGAGAATCGACTGTATAAAATGCTCTTCCTTGTTTTAGGATTGTTAACCGGTTATTCTCGAATTTATTTATCGCAACACTTTTTTGAAGATGTGTATGCCGGTTCAATCATAGGCGTTACTTGTTCAATCATTGTATATTATTTTGTGCAGCGGAAAAAACATCCATGGATGGATCGCTCCATCACTAATTTCTTTAAAAATGAACGCTAG
- a CDS encoding glycosyltransferase family 39 protein: MNASALRYIIIIVLGGTLLFVPFLGAVHLFDWDEINFAECAREMLVTQDYFSVKINYQAFWEKPPIFIWMQALSMSVFGVNEFAARLPNAICGVVTLLVLFNIGRKLVDERFGLIWVLAYAGSFLPHFYFKSGIIDPWFNLFIFLGIYYFIVFTNNKSNRLLILSALFIGLGILTKGPVAGLVFGLCVGVFWVMKRFQPIMRFKHIVIYGVGVACVGGLWFLMLILTGHAEIIKEFFVYQIRLLNTQDAGHGGPFFYHWIVLLIGCFPLSIFALRSFRRSSYDTPYQKHFKLWMLILFWVVLILFSLVKTKIVHYSSLCYFPLSFLGAYVVYKLITGELKWKKSTGILLLTIAGLIGIAISALPIIDNYKQKIIDADLIKDKFAVENLKATVSWSGVEWLIGIILIVGVGAMLVLIKRGNIKGGVIGIFMFSLFAVNMASVLVVPRIEKYSQGAAIEFYEYLQGKDCYVETISFKSYAHLFYSHKQPQTNLNSYNSDWLHHGEIDKPAYFVSKITALEDVAKYYPELKEIYRKNGFVFWMRSVK; the protein is encoded by the coding sequence ATGAACGCTAGCGCGCTGCGATATATCATCATTATAGTTCTTGGAGGCACACTCTTGTTTGTTCCTTTCCTAGGAGCTGTGCATTTATTTGATTGGGATGAAATTAATTTTGCTGAATGTGCCCGCGAAATGCTGGTTACTCAGGATTATTTTTCAGTAAAAATAAACTACCAAGCATTCTGGGAAAAACCACCCATCTTTATTTGGATGCAAGCATTATCAATGAGCGTGTTTGGTGTCAACGAATTTGCAGCTCGTTTGCCCAATGCCATTTGCGGAGTGGTAACATTGCTTGTATTGTTCAATATCGGCAGAAAGTTAGTGGATGAACGTTTTGGATTGATATGGGTTTTGGCCTATGCCGGCTCCTTTTTACCACATTTTTATTTTAAATCTGGAATCATCGATCCTTGGTTCAACTTGTTTATTTTTTTAGGTATCTATTATTTTATTGTATTTACAAATAACAAAAGCAATCGCTTATTAATTCTTTCAGCGCTATTTATTGGATTGGGGATTTTAACAAAAGGACCTGTTGCCGGATTGGTATTTGGATTATGTGTGGGCGTATTTTGGGTGATGAAACGGTTTCAACCGATTATGCGTTTTAAGCACATTGTCATTTATGGAGTGGGTGTTGCATGTGTAGGCGGCTTATGGTTTTTAATGCTGATTTTAACCGGTCATGCTGAAATTATCAAAGAGTTTTTTGTCTACCAAATTCGATTATTGAATACACAGGATGCCGGACATGGTGGTCCGTTTTTCTATCACTGGATTGTTTTGTTGATTGGCTGTTTCCCTTTATCCATATTTGCTTTAAGAAGTTTTAGACGAAGTTCTTACGACACACCGTATCAAAAACATTTTAAACTGTGGATGTTAATTCTGTTTTGGGTGGTATTGATTTTATTCAGTTTAGTAAAAACAAAAATTGTTCATTATTCTTCATTATGTTATTTTCCATTAAGTTTTTTAGGAGCCTATGTCGTTTATAAACTGATTACAGGAGAGCTGAAATGGAAAAAAAGCACAGGCATTTTATTGCTCACAATTGCCGGATTAATTGGCATTGCTATTTCTGCACTTCCTATCATTGATAACTACAAACAAAAAATTATTGATGCCGATTTGATCAAAGATAAATTTGCAGTTGAAAATTTAAAAGCTACCGTTTCTTGGAGTGGAGTGGAGTGGTTGATTGGAATCATTTTAATCGTTGGAGTAGGAGCAATGCTGGTGTTAATTAAACGAGGAAATATAAAAGGTGGCGTTATCGGAATTTTTATGTTTAGTTTGTTTGCGGTAAACATGGCTTCTGTATTGGTTGTTCCAAGGATTGAAAAATATTCACAAGGTGCGGCCATTGAATTTTATGAATACTTGCAAGGAAAAGATTGTTATGTAGAAACAATCAGTTTTAAGAGTTATGCACATTTGTTTTATTCGCACAAACAGCCACAAACAAATCTAAACAGCTACAACAGCGACTGGCTGCATCATGGAGAGATTGACAAGCCTGCTTATTTTGTAAGTAAGATTACCGCATTGGAGGATGTTGCGAAATACTACCCCGAACTAAAAGAAATCTATCGTAAAAATGGATTTGTGTTTTGGATGAGGAGTGTGAAATAA
- a CDS encoding glycosyltransferase family 2 protein, with translation MINNKKVVVVLPAYNAALTLEKTYKEIPFDIVDEVVLVDDVSKDDTVEVATRIGIKHVIKHQKNRGYGGNQKSCYDKALELGGDIVIMLHPDYQYTPLLIQSMAHIIANDLYPVVFGSRILGKGALKGGMPMYKYIFNRCLTLTQNILINQKLSEYHTGYRAFSREVLETVNYEANNDDFVFDNEMISQIFMAGFEIAEITCPTKYFPEASSINFSRSAKYGMGVLRVSFTHFFYNLGLNKCRRYEKKK, from the coding sequence ATGATAAACAACAAAAAAGTAGTGGTGGTTTTGCCTGCATACAATGCAGCACTTACACTTGAAAAGACATATAAAGAAATTCCGTTTGACATTGTGGATGAAGTGGTTTTGGTAGATGATGTGAGCAAGGATGATACTGTTGAAGTGGCAACACGCATTGGCATTAAACATGTTATCAAACATCAAAAGAACAGAGGATATGGCGGTAATCAAAAATCTTGTTACGACAAGGCCTTAGAGTTGGGTGGCGACATTGTGATTATGTTACACCCTGATTACCAATACACTCCACTATTAATTCAATCCATGGCGCACATCATCGCCAACGATTTATATCCGGTAGTCTTCGGTTCCCGTATTTTAGGAAAAGGTGCATTAAAGGGTGGAATGCCGATGTATAAATACATTTTCAACCGTTGTTTAACCTTAACCCAAAACATTCTGATTAATCAAAAACTATCAGAATATCATACCGGCTACCGTGCTTTTTCACGCGAAGTATTGGAAACAGTGAATTACGAAGCCAACAACGATGATTTTGTTTTTGATAACGAAATGATTTCTCAAATTTTTATGGCTGGATTCGAAATCGCTGAAATTACTTGTCCAACTAAATACTTCCCGGAAGCATCATCCATTAACTTCAGCAGAAGTGCGAAATATGGAATGGGTGTTTTGCGTGTTTCTTTCACACACTTCTTTTACAACTTAGGATTGAATAAATGTAGGAGATACGAGAAAAAGAAATAA
- a CDS encoding LptF/LptG family permease — protein sequence MKTLYKFILKSYIGPFIMTFFIAMFVFFMMFIFKYIDDFVGKGIDAGILAELFFYFSLTTIPMALPLAILLSSLMTFGNLGEHFELTAMKSSGLSLQRVMSPLVVTTVCLAIGAFYFSNNILPYTNLKAGSLLYDVRESKPALLFKEGVFNNSIQGFSIRVDKKEKDGRTLGDIMIYDHRDMKGNTTVLSAKWGRMEETHDKMFLVLSLKDGVSYKEMNDHPKDAITHPMVRDKFEERVIRFDLSEFKMNRTNEDLFKSNYQMMTLSQLNTVADSLRAKNDKRKNEYGKYLTNSYYGKSSAYFGKLDSNKIVAKSKNYFDALSKPQKLSVIEAATNMVRNAKASAEGMNADILSEEYSIFRCNVEWHRKFTLSIACIVLFFIGAPLGAIIRKGGLGMPVVVSVIFFITFHILSITGEKLARQGEVPPYIGMWMATAILLPIGIFLTIKATSDSSLFDVNAYIDPIKKIFLRKKSV from the coding sequence ATGAAAACACTCTATAAATTCATCTTAAAATCCTACATCGGACCGTTTATCATGACGTTCTTCATTGCGATGTTTGTGTTTTTTATGATGTTTATCTTCAAATACATTGACGACTTTGTTGGAAAAGGCATTGACGCGGGCATTTTAGCGGAATTGTTCTTCTATTTTTCTTTAACAACTATTCCCATGGCATTGCCATTGGCCATTTTGCTTTCTTCGTTAATGACCTTCGGAAATCTGGGTGAGCATTTTGAACTAACGGCCATGAAAAGCTCAGGTTTATCGTTACAAAGGGTGATGTCACCGCTAGTGGTTACTACTGTTTGTTTAGCGATTGGAGCATTTTATTTTTCCAATAACATTTTGCCTTATACCAACTTAAAAGCAGGCTCGCTGCTATACGATGTACGGGAATCGAAACCGGCTTTGTTGTTTAAAGAAGGGGTGTTTAATAACAGCATCCAAGGTTTCAGTATTCGGGTAGATAAAAAAGAAAAAGACGGTCGCACCTTAGGCGACATCATGATTTATGATCACCGAGATATGAAAGGCAATACAACGGTACTTTCTGCCAAATGGGGAAGAATGGAAGAAACGCATGATAAAATGTTTTTGGTGTTGTCGTTAAAAGATGGGGTGAGTTATAAAGAAATGAACGACCATCCGAAAGATGCTATCACTCATCCGATGGTGCGTGATAAGTTTGAAGAAAGAGTAATTCGTTTTGATTTGTCCGAGTTTAAAATGAACAGAACGAATGAAGATTTATTTAAAAGTAACTATCAAATGATGACATTGTCACAGTTGAATACGGTTGCAGATTCATTACGAGCGAAAAATGATAAACGTAAAAATGAATATGGAAAATATTTAACCAATTCCTACTATGGCAAATCATCTGCTTATTTTGGAAAGTTAGATTCGAATAAAATTGTAGCAAAATCCAAAAACTATTTTGATGCATTGTCTAAACCGCAAAAATTAAGTGTGATTGAGGCCGCCACCAACATGGTACGAAACGCAAAAGCTTCTGCGGAAGGAATGAATGCTGATATTCTGTCTGAAGAGTATTCTATTTTCAGATGCAATGTGGAATGGCATCGTAAGTTTACCCTTTCAATTGCCTGCATTGTCTTGTTTTTTATTGGCGCTCCATTAGGTGCAATTATTCGAAAAGGCGGATTAGGAATGCCGGTTGTTGTTTCTGTAATCTTTTTTATCACCTTTCATATTTTGTCAATTACCGGAGAAAAATTAGCCCGACAAGGGGAAGTTCCTCCTTACATCGGAATGTGGATGGCAACCGCCATTCTTTTGCCAATTGGTATTTTTCTTACTATCAAAGCAACATCAGATAGTTCATTGTTTGATGTCAATGCTTACATCGATCCAATTAAGAAAATATTCCTTCGTAAAAAATCTGTTTGA
- a CDS encoding glycosyltransferase codes for MNILQICNKIPYAPQDGGSIAMNMLTEGLIAQGTTVHVLAMSTPKQSVKETDIDATYKSKTAFQSVFIDTSVRPLAAFINLFTGTSYNISRFYSKAFEVALIEKLKSYPYDVIQLESLWVTMYLDVIRKHSKAKVVLRSHNVEYLIWERLANACSNPIKKVYLNMLASRLKSYELSMLNNYDAIASITDVDAAIYEKVGCQLPMITIPFGIEIEKYQVNKSGIERPSLFHIGAMDWQPNMEAIQWFLKAIWPEVSRNLPDLKLYLAGRNMSPDLKSLQLKNVVVVGEVENATSFMNSKSMMIVPLLSGGGMRVKIVEGLALGKTIISTSIGAEGIAYENKKNILIANTISEFTAAIASCIEDEAYCDGIGTNGRTLAETTYNNSYICSKLSEFYKTLLRK; via the coding sequence ATGAACATATTACAGATTTGCAATAAAATACCTTATGCTCCCCAAGATGGTGGAAGCATTGCAATGAATATGCTCACCGAAGGTTTGATTGCGCAAGGTACTACTGTGCATGTATTAGCAATGTCCACACCCAAGCAATCGGTGAAAGAAACAGATATTGATGCAACTTATAAATCGAAAACTGCATTTCAATCTGTTTTTATTGATACTTCTGTTCGTCCATTGGCTGCATTTATAAATCTATTTACAGGAACTTCATATAATATTTCCCGTTTTTATTCCAAAGCATTTGAAGTCGCATTAATAGAGAAATTAAAGTCCTATCCATACGATGTAATTCAATTGGAATCGTTATGGGTAACAATGTATTTGGACGTTATAAGAAAACATTCAAAAGCAAAAGTGGTATTGCGGTCACACAATGTGGAATATTTGATTTGGGAACGTTTAGCAAATGCTTGTTCGAATCCAATAAAAAAAGTGTATCTCAACATGCTCGCATCCCGATTAAAATCTTATGAGCTTTCTATGTTGAACAATTACGATGCAATTGCAAGTATAACGGATGTGGATGCTGCCATTTATGAAAAAGTTGGTTGTCAACTTCCCATGATTACAATTCCTTTTGGAATAGAAATTGAAAAGTATCAGGTTAATAAGTCTGGAATAGAACGCCCTTCGTTGTTTCATATTGGAGCAATGGATTGGCAACCCAATATGGAGGCAATTCAATGGTTTTTGAAAGCGATTTGGCCAGAAGTGAGCCGCAATCTCCCTGATCTAAAATTGTATTTGGCTGGGCGAAATATGTCGCCAGATTTAAAAAGTTTACAATTGAAAAATGTAGTTGTTGTTGGTGAAGTGGAAAATGCAACTTCCTTTATGAATTCAAAATCCATGATGATTGTGCCATTGCTTTCGGGTGGAGGTATGCGAGTAAAAATTGTGGAAGGATTGGCATTGGGAAAAACCATCATTTCTACTTCCATTGGTGCAGAGGGTATTGCTTATGAAAACAAAAAAAATATCCTTATTGCAAATACTATTTCTGAGTTTACTGCGGCAATCGCATCGTGTATTGAGGATGAGGCCTATTGTGACGGAATAGGAACAAATGGAAGAACATTAGCGGAAACAACTTACAACAACTCGTATATTTGTTCGAAGTTATCTGAGTTTTATAAAACACTTTTGAGAAAATGA